The following proteins are co-located in the uncultured Draconibacterium sp. genome:
- a CDS encoding L-rhamnose isomerase, which translates to MSELIKKAYEIAKEQYAAIGVDTDAAIAKMKDVNISLHCWQTDDVSGTENPDGQLSGGIQATGNYPGKARNASEIMADLEKVMSLLPGKQRLNLHALYGDFSEGMVDRDAIGIKQFQAWIDWCKAQGIGLDFNGSFFSHPKADSGFTLSSKDEEIRKFWVEHLKRSREIANEIGKQLGTPCVLNTWIPDGSKDTPIDRNGMRAQLTKSLDEGFEQEFPKEHMKDAVESKVFGIGAETMTVGSHDYYLGYAIKNNKMICLDNGHFHPTEVVGDKISSCLQFVDEVLLHVTRPVRWDSDHVVTLNEEVQTIASEIVRNDFLDRVNIGLDFFDASINRIGAYVVGTRAAQKAFLIAGLEPTKEIIKLEEAGKNFERLAMLEELKTMPFAAVWDYYCLQEGVPTGSNYIAEVQKYENEVLAKR; encoded by the coding sequence ATGAGTGAATTAATTAAAAAGGCATACGAAATTGCCAAGGAGCAATACGCAGCAATTGGTGTTGATACCGATGCAGCAATTGCAAAAATGAAGGATGTAAATATTTCGTTACACTGTTGGCAAACCGATGATGTATCAGGAACCGAAAATCCAGATGGACAATTGTCTGGTGGTATTCAGGCAACAGGTAACTATCCCGGGAAAGCACGTAATGCCTCTGAAATTATGGCTGACTTAGAAAAAGTAATGTCATTACTTCCGGGCAAGCAACGTTTAAACTTACATGCTTTGTACGGAGATTTCTCTGAAGGTATGGTTGACCGCGATGCTATTGGCATTAAACAGTTTCAAGCCTGGATTGACTGGTGTAAAGCGCAAGGTATCGGCCTCGATTTTAACGGATCTTTCTTCTCTCACCCCAAAGCAGATAGTGGATTCACCTTATCTTCAAAAGACGAAGAAATTCGCAAATTCTGGGTTGAGCACCTGAAGCGTTCACGTGAAATTGCAAATGAAATTGGAAAGCAATTAGGAACACCTTGTGTATTGAACACCTGGATTCCTGATGGATCGAAAGATACACCAATCGATCGTAATGGTATGCGTGCACAGCTTACAAAATCACTCGACGAAGGTTTTGAGCAGGAGTTCCCTAAAGAACATATGAAAGATGCTGTGGAATCTAAAGTTTTCGGTATTGGTGCTGAGACTATGACTGTAGGTTCGCACGATTACTACTTAGGATATGCTATCAAGAACAACAAAATGATCTGTTTAGATAATGGTCACTTCCACCCAACAGAAGTAGTAGGCGATAAAATTTCTTCTTGTCTGCAGTTTGTTGACGAAGTATTACTTCATGTAACTCGTCCTGTACGTTGGGATTCTGACCACGTAGTAACACTAAACGAAGAAGTACAAACAATTGCTTCTGAAATTGTACGTAACGATTTTCTGGATAGGGTAAATATTGGCCTCGATTTCTTTGATGCTTCTATAAATCGTATTGGTGCGTATGTTGTTGGAACCCGTGCCGCACAAAAAGCATTTTTAATTGCTGGTTTAGAGCCAACCAAAGAAATTATTAAACTGGAAGAAGCCGGTAAAAACTTCGAACGTTTGGCCATGTTGGAAGAACTGAAAACCATGCCATTTGCTGCAGTTTGGGATTATTACTGTTTGCAGGAAGGTGTACCTACCGGTAGCAATTACATTGCAGAAGTT
- the dinD gene encoding DNA damage-inducible protein D → MKSEIIKSLSNNFEDHSRTTENGIEFWFARDLQHLLGYTEWRNFNLVITKAKTACEVTDNLIADHFVDVNKTIAMPKGASKEIPDMMLTRYACYLIAQNGDPRKEAIAFAQNYFAMQTRKYEVVAKRIDEWERLQARQKLTLSEKELSELIYERTGNDRNFGTIRSKGDRALFNRTTQQMKNQLGVPKGRALADFLPTITIKAKDFATEITVFNTKEKGLHSEQQISREHITNNKGVRDILLQRGIKPEELPPEEDIKKLERRVNSESKKIGKNPDKLN, encoded by the coding sequence ATGAAAAGTGAAATAATAAAAAGCTTGTCGAACAATTTTGAAGACCATTCGCGCACTACCGAAAACGGAATAGAGTTTTGGTTTGCCCGCGATTTGCAGCACCTGTTGGGTTATACTGAATGGCGAAATTTTAATTTGGTAATAACGAAAGCCAAAACAGCTTGCGAAGTAACAGATAACCTGATTGCTGATCATTTTGTTGACGTCAACAAAACGATAGCTATGCCTAAGGGAGCTAGCAAAGAAATCCCGGATATGATGCTAACAAGATACGCTTGTTATCTTATTGCACAAAACGGCGATCCCCGAAAAGAGGCAATTGCTTTTGCACAGAATTATTTTGCTATGCAAACCCGTAAATACGAGGTAGTGGCAAAACGAATTGATGAGTGGGAGCGTCTTCAGGCACGCCAAAAACTAACCTTGTCGGAAAAAGAACTCTCGGAGCTAATTTACGAACGTACAGGCAACGACCGCAACTTTGGAACTATCAGAAGCAAAGGAGACCGCGCGCTTTTCAATCGTACAACGCAACAAATGAAAAATCAGTTGGGTGTACCCAAAGGCCGTGCTTTAGCTGACTTTCTTCCCACGATTACGATAAAGGCAAAAGATTTTGCAACCGAAATTACTGTGTTCAATACCAAAGAAAAAGGCCTGCATAGCGAACAACAAATCTCGCGTGAACACATTACCAACAACAAAGGGGTACGTGATATTTTATTACAAAGGGGTATCAAGCCCGAGGAATTACCTCCTGAAGAAGATATCAAAAAGTTAGAGCGCCGGGTAAACTCCGAATCAAAAAAAATTGGTAAGAATCCTGATAAACTGAATTAG
- the rhaM gene encoding L-rhamnose mutarotase has protein sequence MQRLAFKMTLNEGQKEVYKKRHNELWPELKQLLKEAGISEYSIFLDEETNTLFAFQKVSGAGGSQDLGKTDIVKKWWAFMSDIMQTNADNSPVSVELEEVFYME, from the coding sequence ATGCAACGTTTAGCATTTAAAATGACCCTTAACGAAGGGCAAAAAGAGGTATATAAAAAGCGTCATAACGAGCTATGGCCGGAGTTGAAACAACTTTTAAAAGAGGCAGGTATAAGTGAGTATTCAATCTTTCTGGATGAAGAAACCAATACGCTGTTTGCATTTCAGAAGGTAAGCGGAGCCGGAGGTTCGCAAGATTTGGGTAAAACCGATATTGTGAAAAAATGGTGGGCTTTTATGAGCGATATCATGCAAACCAATGCTGATAATTCGCCGGTTTCGGTGGAGCTGGAAGAAGTATTTTATATGGAATAA
- a CDS encoding L-rhamnose/proton symporter RhaT, which translates to MNAILGIIFHSLGGASSGSWYMPYNLVRQWRWEIYWIVGGLFSWLFMPFIAAVITSPGWQDILSVTDPSTIRLTYILGVLWGIGGLTYGLGIRYLGMSLGNSVLLGITSLVGSLGLPILRNVGGLAEILPAGDSFTDMLATLSGQIVLLGILVLMVGIILCGKAGLMKDKEIAKTNEGVNSEFKLTTGLIIAVISGILSAFFSFGIDAGKEMGEAVREIAVTNDFAFVSDGKYLFENNIIFLVILWGGLTTNLVWSVALIIKNKTGGDLIDKKTPLLKNYLFCALAGTTWFLQFFFYGMGETKIGNGASSWILHMSTIILTANFWGFYRKEWAGVAKKTRTTILLGIGLILLSVIIMGIAKADFVN; encoded by the coding sequence ATGAATGCAATTCTTGGAATTATCTTTCACTCTTTGGGGGGTGCGTCATCGGGTAGTTGGTATATGCCCTACAATCTGGTAAGGCAGTGGCGATGGGAAATTTACTGGATCGTAGGAGGTCTTTTTTCGTGGTTGTTTATGCCATTTATAGCAGCAGTAATAACCTCTCCCGGATGGCAGGATATTCTATCGGTGACTGATCCCTCAACCATTCGTCTAACCTATATCCTCGGTGTGTTGTGGGGCATAGGCGGACTAACTTACGGTTTGGGAATTCGCTATTTAGGAATGTCCTTGGGTAATTCAGTATTGCTTGGAATTACTTCATTGGTAGGGTCTTTAGGTTTACCAATTCTTCGTAATGTGGGTGGTTTAGCTGAAATTCTACCGGCCGGAGATTCCTTTACCGATATGCTGGCAACTCTTAGTGGACAAATTGTTTTGTTAGGGATACTTGTGCTAATGGTTGGGATTATTTTATGTGGCAAAGCCGGCCTGATGAAAGATAAAGAAATTGCAAAAACGAATGAGGGTGTAAACAGCGAATTTAAATTGACAACTGGTTTAATCATTGCCGTGATTTCTGGAATTCTGAGCGCGTTTTTTAGCTTCGGAATTGATGCCGGAAAAGAGATGGGAGAAGCCGTTCGTGAGATTGCTGTTACAAATGATTTTGCCTTTGTAAGCGATGGTAAATATCTGTTTGAGAACAATATTATCTTTTTGGTTATTCTATGGGGTGGTTTAACCACCAATTTAGTATGGTCTGTAGCTTTAATCATTAAAAATAAAACGGGTGGTGATTTAATTGATAAAAAAACGCCATTACTAAAGAATTATTTGTTTTGTGCATTGGCCGGAACTACATGGTTTTTGCAATTTTTCTTTTACGGAATGGGAGAGACAAAAATTGGGAATGGTGCCAGTTCATGGATTCTTCATATGTCCACAATTATTCTTACTGCTAACTTTTGGGGATTTTATCGTAAAGAATGGGCAGGTGTTGCCAAAAAAACCAGAACCACTATTTTGCTTGGAATTGGTTTGATTTTACTATCGGTAATTATTATGGGTATTGCTAAAGCCGATTTCGTAAACTAA
- a CDS encoding AraC family transcriptional regulator: MNKEYFKYLTCAEEDINWGLYLNVAGSAIIKSGTLYPPREHPSEYYFEWETGRVLHEFQLNYITEGSGTFENSYGKFQVKPGSIIFIYPNQWHRYRPTKKTGWVENYVGFKGRIAEDLLKNPAFSPTQPVIHCGIKEEIIDTYLKIFDLVEKERPGFQQIASGMVVKLLGYILSIEKRKGFSGKQIAKVIEEVRFLMRKNVEKEIDLEELAQQYNVGYSYFRKMFKKYTGVSPGQYHLQLRIIRAKELLVSTDKSVKEISLELGFQTIHYFSLIFKKKVGVNPSEFRRRLN, from the coding sequence ATGAACAAGGAATATTTTAAATATCTTACATGTGCTGAGGAAGATATAAATTGGGGTTTATATTTGAATGTCGCCGGTTCGGCAATTATTAAGTCAGGCACTTTGTATCCCCCCAGAGAACATCCGTCGGAATATTATTTTGAATGGGAAACCGGACGTGTACTACACGAATTTCAATTAAACTACATTACCGAAGGCAGCGGTACATTCGAAAACAGTTACGGCAAATTTCAGGTAAAACCGGGTAGTATTATTTTTATATACCCCAACCAGTGGCACCGCTACCGCCCAACAAAAAAAACGGGCTGGGTTGAAAACTACGTTGGTTTTAAAGGCAGAATTGCAGAAGATCTGCTAAAAAATCCGGCGTTCTCACCCACGCAACCGGTTATACACTGTGGCATAAAAGAAGAAATAATTGATACCTACCTAAAAATATTCGATCTGGTTGAAAAAGAACGTCCCGGCTTTCAGCAAATTGCTTCGGGCATGGTTGTAAAACTTTTGGGCTACATTCTATCCATTGAGAAAAGGAAAGGATTTTCGGGAAAACAAATTGCAAAGGTAATTGAAGAGGTGCGGTTTTTAATGCGTAAAAATGTTGAAAAAGAGATTGACCTGGAAGAACTGGCACAGCAATACAATGTGGGTTATTCCTATTTTCGGAAGATGTTTAAAAAATACACCGGTGTTTCTCCTGGGCAGTATCATCTTCAACTTCGTATCATCCGTGCAAAAGAGTTGCTTGTATCCACCGATAAAAGTGTAAAAGAAATTAGTTTGGAGCTGGGCTTTCAAACCATACATTATTTCAGTTTGATTTTTAAGAAGAAGGTGGGTGTAAATCCTTCGGAGTTTCGACGAAGGTTGAACTAA